The Mesorhizobium sp. B1-1-8 genome contains a region encoding:
- a CDS encoding helix-turn-helix transcriptional regulator → MRKASRLFEIIQILRLARKPVTAAMIAERLEVTVRSVYRDIAALQAMRLPIEGGRGIGYILRPGFDLPPLMFSIEEMEAIVLSLALLERTGDDELKQAAKRVGAKIAGAVPPPLRQTLDANALHAWGFAAPSASAVDLALVRRAIRDEEKLDLSYRDEAGRLTRRIIRPIALIYYAETANTVAWCELRQAIRNFRSDRIDGCQPTGLLFKGEGDRLRQMWVDGWEINAPAGGN, encoded by the coding sequence ATGCGCAAGGCGTCGCGCCTGTTCGAGATCATCCAGATCCTGCGGCTGGCCAGGAAGCCGGTGACGGCGGCAATGATCGCCGAGCGACTTGAGGTGACGGTGCGCTCCGTCTATCGCGACATCGCCGCGTTGCAGGCAATGCGCCTGCCGATCGAGGGCGGCCGCGGCATCGGCTACATCCTGCGCCCCGGCTTCGACCTGCCGCCACTGATGTTTTCGATCGAGGAGATGGAGGCGATCGTGCTGTCGCTGGCGCTGCTGGAACGCACCGGCGACGACGAGCTGAAGCAGGCCGCAAAGCGCGTCGGCGCCAAGATCGCCGGCGCGGTGCCGCCACCTTTGCGGCAGACGCTCGATGCCAACGCGCTTCACGCTTGGGGTTTTGCTGCGCCTTCCGCGTCGGCCGTCGATCTCGCCCTGGTCCGCCGCGCCATCCGTGACGAGGAGAAGCTCGACCTCTCCTATCGCGATGAAGCAGGTCGTTTGACCCGGCGCATCATCCGCCCGATCGCGCTGATCTATTATGCCGAGACAGCAAACACCGTTGCCTGGTGCGAACTCCGCCAGGCCATCCGCAATTTCCGCAGCGACCGCATCGATGGCTGCCAGCCGACCGGCCTATTGTTCAAGGGCGAAGGCGACCGGTTGCGGCAGATGTGGGTCGACGGCTGGGAGATCAACGCGCCGGCAGGCGGCAACTAA
- a CDS encoding LysE family translocator yields the protein MSYTENLWLFFILLFGIIAVPGMDMLFVLANALTGGRDRGLAATGGIMLGGMVHTLNGAVGVGLLMHFVPILFKPLLIAGAAYMAYIGITLMRSSITVGENAPAGSRTAWKAFRQGLVTCLINPKAYLFVLAVYPQFLKPAYGPIWMQATVMGLLTVLTQAAIYGGLAITAGRSRDLLVANPRATAVAGRAAGLLLFAVSVFTAWEGLRAA from the coding sequence ATGAGCTACACGGAAAACCTCTGGCTGTTCTTCATCCTGCTGTTCGGCATCATCGCCGTGCCGGGCATGGACATGCTGTTCGTGCTGGCCAATGCGCTGACCGGCGGCCGCGACAGGGGATTGGCGGCCACCGGCGGCATCATGCTGGGCGGCATGGTGCACACGCTGAACGGCGCCGTCGGCGTCGGGCTGCTCATGCATTTCGTGCCGATCCTGTTCAAGCCGCTGCTGATTGCCGGCGCCGCCTACATGGCCTACATCGGCATCACGCTGATGCGCAGCTCCATTACCGTCGGCGAGAATGCGCCCGCCGGCAGCCGCACCGCCTGGAAAGCCTTTCGCCAGGGGCTGGTGACCTGCCTGATCAATCCAAAGGCCTATCTTTTCGTACTAGCCGTCTATCCGCAGTTCCTGAAGCCCGCCTACGGTCCGATCTGGATGCAGGCGACCGTCATGGGGCTGCTGACGGTGCTTACACAGGCCGCCATCTATGGCGGGCTTGCGATCACCGCCGGCCGCAGCCGCGACCTGCTGGTCGCCAATCCGCGCGCGACCGCTGTCGCCGGCCGGGCGGCCGGGCTGCTTTTGTTCGCGGTCTCGGTGTTCACCGCATGGGAGGGACTGAGGGCGGCGTGA